One window of the Xiphophorus hellerii strain 12219 chromosome 15, Xiphophorus_hellerii-4.1, whole genome shotgun sequence genome contains the following:
- the LOC116733715 gene encoding R-spondin-3-like → MNLRKRKMQIPALIWMLQLLNVAKGPDSTSVLRFKRSDPAGSGCQVGCATCSPLNGCLSCKPRFFFHLELDGIQQRGTCMSSCPRGHYGMRSPHISTCIKCKVDCASCFSENFCTRCHPGHFLFRGKCESSCPNGLTANAALRECTECPEGCELCVGRSNCTRCRADMYLLHGQCNHTCPKGFEPDVQLMQCMPQVHCEVGEWTSWGQCVRKQNTTVHRRGEETRTRQILHFPSASGDPCPHVSEIRKCATKKKQKSRSE, encoded by the exons ATGAACTTAAGGAAAAGGAAAATGCAAATACCAGCGTTAATCTGGATGCTGCAGCTCCTGAACGTTGCAAAAGGCCCGGACAGCACAAGCGTTCTGAGATTTAAAC GTAGTGATCCGGCGGGCAGCGGCTGTCAGGTAGGATGTGCAACATGCTCTCCGCTGAACGGCTGTCTGTCCTGTAAGCCTCGCTTCTTCTTCCACCTGGAGCTGGACGGCATCCAGCAGAGGGGGACGTGCATGTCCTCCTGTCCCCGAGGTCACTATGGCATGCGCTCTCCCCACATCAGCACTTGCATCA AGTGCAAGGTGGATTGCGCCTCCTGCTTCAGCGAAAACTTCTGCACCCGCTGTCATCCCGGCCACTTTCTGTTCCGGGGCAAATGTGAAAGCAGCTGTCCGAACGGGCTGACCGCAAACGCTGCACTGCGAGAATGCACAG AGTGCCCTGAAGGATGTGAGCTGTGTGTGGGGAGGAGCAATTGTACGAGGTGCAGAGCAGACATGTACCTCCTCCATGGCCAGTGCAACCACACATGTCCCAAAGGCTTTGAGCCTGATGTCCAGCTCATGCAGTGCATGCCCCAAG TTCATTGTGAAGTTGGAGAATGGACGAGTTGGGGTCAGTGCGTTCGGAAGCAGAACACGACGGTCCACAGGCGGGGGGAGGAAACACGCACACGACAAATCCTGCATTTCCCAAGCGCCTCCGGTGACCCCTGCCCTCACGTTTCAGAGATCAGgaaatgtgcaacaaaaaagaagcagaaaagcaGGTCGGAATGA
- the tpd52l1 gene encoding tumor protein D53 isoform X2, with product METRQQGLDKFYHSGGEESSRKSSHGEDLVPLVQNGENLTDWGHTTSHLEDQWSHTSGCQSDNWAMSTTWDMQLDSTERGHLTAGFLDSQPLREADEDLASEVSLNNCNMTEEEREEILQELTKLEEEISTLKQVLLSKEKQHAELKQKLGVTPLSEFRNNFSRGWHDMQSSTAYKKTSETLSTAGQKTSAAFSNFGSAITRKFGDMRSNSIGYSVRHSVSMPTMRNSPSFRSFEEKVENTVSTIKTKVGGTGTGGSFEEVLSSAANASSQETPTNNLTDISEKPC from the exons ATGGAAACCAGACAACAAG GTTTGGATAAGTTTTACCACTCTGGTGGTGAGGAATCCAGTCGGAAGAGCTCACACGGGGAGGACTTGGTCCCGTTGGTCCAAAATGGGGAAAACCTGACAGACTGGGGTCACACCACATCCCATTTGGAGGATCAGTGGTCGCACACATCAGGGTGTCAGTCTGACAACTGGGCCATGTCCACCACTTGGGACATGCAGCTAGACAGCACAG AGAGAGGACACCTCACTGCAG GTTTTCTAGACTCTCAGCCTCTGAGGGAGGCTGATGAGGATTTGGCGTCAGAAGTCAGCCTGAACAACTGCAACATGAccgaggaggagagagaagagatTCTGCAGGAGCTGACTAAA CTGGAAGAAGAGATCAGCACACTGAAGCAGGTCTTGCTGTCCAAGGAGAAGCAGCACGCGGAGCTCAAGCAGAAGCTGGGCGTCACTCCTCTCAGCGAGTTCAGGAACAACTTCAGCAGAGGTTGGCACGACATGCAGAGCTCTACGGC ATACAAGAAGACATCAGAGACGCTGTCCACCGCAGGACAGAAAACCTCAGCTGCCTTCAGTAACTTCGGGAGCGCCATCACCAGGAAGTTTGGAGACATGAG ATCCAACTCAATAGG ATACTCTGTCAGGCACTCTGTGAGCATGCCTACCATGAG AAACTCACCCAGCTTCAGATCCTTTGAAGAGAAAGTCGAAAATACAGTTTCCACCATTAAG ACTAAAGTTGGAGGCACTGGGACCGGAGGCAGCTTCGAGGAAGTCCTCTCATCTGCAGCCAACGCCAGCTCTCAGGAGACGCCCACCAACAACCTGACGGACATCTCCGAGAAACCCTGTTAG
- the cenpw gene encoding centromere protein W produces the protein MLKKPSKLKSTIRSKAKGKVNIAAGSEAMIELLTLLFLNRLAEEAKAKALEEKSATIRAHHVKAVAKVVLRKARG, from the exons atgctgaaaaagccGTCGAAGCTGAAGAGCACCATACGGTCTAAAGCAAAGGGGAAGGTGAACATCGCAGCGGGCTCGGAGGCGATG ATTGAACTACTGACGCTACTGTTCCTGAACAGGCTGGCGGAAGAGGCGAAGGCCAAGGCGCTTGAGGAGAAATCTGCAACAATCAGAGCTCACCATGTCAAAGCAGTGGCTAAG GTAGTGCTAAGAAAGGCAAGAGGATGA
- the tpd52l1 gene encoding tumor protein D53 isoform X1, which translates to METRQQGLDKFYHSGGEESSRKSSHGEDLVPLVQNGENLTDWGHTTSHLEDQWSHTSGCQSDNWAMSTTWDMQLDSTGFLDSQPLREADEDLASEVSLNNCNMTEEEREEILQELTKLEEEISTLKQVLLSKEKQHAELKQKLGVTPLSEFRNNFSRGWHDMQSSTAYKKTSETLSTAGQKTSAAFSNFGSAITRKFGDMSMAGLELLFPRRSNSIGYSVRHSVSMPTMRNSPSFRSFEEKVENTVSTIKTKVGGTGTGGSFEEVLSSAANASSQETPTNNLTDISEKPC; encoded by the exons ATGGAAACCAGACAACAAG GTTTGGATAAGTTTTACCACTCTGGTGGTGAGGAATCCAGTCGGAAGAGCTCACACGGGGAGGACTTGGTCCCGTTGGTCCAAAATGGGGAAAACCTGACAGACTGGGGTCACACCACATCCCATTTGGAGGATCAGTGGTCGCACACATCAGGGTGTCAGTCTGACAACTGGGCCATGTCCACCACTTGGGACATGCAGCTAGACAGCACAG GTTTTCTAGACTCTCAGCCTCTGAGGGAGGCTGATGAGGATTTGGCGTCAGAAGTCAGCCTGAACAACTGCAACATGAccgaggaggagagagaagagatTCTGCAGGAGCTGACTAAA CTGGAAGAAGAGATCAGCACACTGAAGCAGGTCTTGCTGTCCAAGGAGAAGCAGCACGCGGAGCTCAAGCAGAAGCTGGGCGTCACTCCTCTCAGCGAGTTCAGGAACAACTTCAGCAGAGGTTGGCACGACATGCAGAGCTCTACGGC ATACAAGAAGACATCAGAGACGCTGTCCACCGCAGGACAGAAAACCTCAGCTGCCTTCAGTAACTTCGGGAGCGCCATCACCAGGAAGTTTGGAGACATGAG CATGGCCGGTTTAGAGTTACTATTTCCGCGCAG ATCCAACTCAATAGG ATACTCTGTCAGGCACTCTGTGAGCATGCCTACCATGAG AAACTCACCCAGCTTCAGATCCTTTGAAGAGAAAGTCGAAAATACAGTTTCCACCATTAAG ACTAAAGTTGGAGGCACTGGGACCGGAGGCAGCTTCGAGGAAGTCCTCTCATCTGCAGCCAACGCCAGCTCTCAGGAGACGCCCACCAACAACCTGACGGACATCTCCGAGAAACCCTGTTAG
- the tpd52l1 gene encoding tumor protein D53 isoform X3, giving the protein METRQQGLDKFYHSGGEESSRKSSHGEDLVPLVQNGENLTDWGHTTSHLEDQWSHTSGCQSDNWAMSTTWDMQLDSTERGHLTAGFLDSQPLREADEDLASEVSLNNCNMTEEEREEILQELTKLEEEISTLKQVLLSKEKQHAELKQKLGVTPLSEFRNNFSRGWHDMQSSTAYKKTSETLSTAGQKTSAAFSNFGSAITRKFGDMRYSVRHSVSMPTMRNSPSFRSFEEKVENTVSTIKTKVGGTGTGGSFEEVLSSAANASSQETPTNNLTDISEKPC; this is encoded by the exons ATGGAAACCAGACAACAAG GTTTGGATAAGTTTTACCACTCTGGTGGTGAGGAATCCAGTCGGAAGAGCTCACACGGGGAGGACTTGGTCCCGTTGGTCCAAAATGGGGAAAACCTGACAGACTGGGGTCACACCACATCCCATTTGGAGGATCAGTGGTCGCACACATCAGGGTGTCAGTCTGACAACTGGGCCATGTCCACCACTTGGGACATGCAGCTAGACAGCACAG AGAGAGGACACCTCACTGCAG GTTTTCTAGACTCTCAGCCTCTGAGGGAGGCTGATGAGGATTTGGCGTCAGAAGTCAGCCTGAACAACTGCAACATGAccgaggaggagagagaagagatTCTGCAGGAGCTGACTAAA CTGGAAGAAGAGATCAGCACACTGAAGCAGGTCTTGCTGTCCAAGGAGAAGCAGCACGCGGAGCTCAAGCAGAAGCTGGGCGTCACTCCTCTCAGCGAGTTCAGGAACAACTTCAGCAGAGGTTGGCACGACATGCAGAGCTCTACGGC ATACAAGAAGACATCAGAGACGCTGTCCACCGCAGGACAGAAAACCTCAGCTGCCTTCAGTAACTTCGGGAGCGCCATCACCAGGAAGTTTGGAGACATGAG ATACTCTGTCAGGCACTCTGTGAGCATGCCTACCATGAG AAACTCACCCAGCTTCAGATCCTTTGAAGAGAAAGTCGAAAATACAGTTTCCACCATTAAG ACTAAAGTTGGAGGCACTGGGACCGGAGGCAGCTTCGAGGAAGTCCTCTCATCTGCAGCCAACGCCAGCTCTCAGGAGACGCCCACCAACAACCTGACGGACATCTCCGAGAAACCCTGTTAG
- the tpd52l1 gene encoding tumor protein D53 isoform X6 — translation METRQQELYSSVLSEAVVDWASMGPGEEWVNSATLGLDKFYHSGGEESSRKSSHGEDLVPLVQNGENLTDWGHTTSHLEDQWSHTSGCQSDNWAMSTTWDMQLDSTERGHLTAGFLDSQPLREADEDLASEVSLNNCNMTEEEREEILQELTKLEEEISTLKQVLLSKEKQHAELKQKLGVTPLSEFRNNFSRGWHDMQSSTAYKKTSETLSTAGQKTSAAFSNFGSAITRKFGDMRSNSIGYSVRHSVSMPTMRNSPSFRSFEEKVENTVSTIKTKVGGTGTGGSFEEVLSSAANASSQETPTNNLTDISEKPC, via the exons ATGGAAACCAGACAACAAG AGTTGTACTCTAGTGTTCTGAGTGAAGCAGTGGTGGACTGGGCCAGCATGGGCCCTGGAGAGGAATGGGTTAACTCAGCCACACTGG GTTTGGATAAGTTTTACCACTCTGGTGGTGAGGAATCCAGTCGGAAGAGCTCACACGGGGAGGACTTGGTCCCGTTGGTCCAAAATGGGGAAAACCTGACAGACTGGGGTCACACCACATCCCATTTGGAGGATCAGTGGTCGCACACATCAGGGTGTCAGTCTGACAACTGGGCCATGTCCACCACTTGGGACATGCAGCTAGACAGCACAG AGAGAGGACACCTCACTGCAG GTTTTCTAGACTCTCAGCCTCTGAGGGAGGCTGATGAGGATTTGGCGTCAGAAGTCAGCCTGAACAACTGCAACATGAccgaggaggagagagaagagatTCTGCAGGAGCTGACTAAA CTGGAAGAAGAGATCAGCACACTGAAGCAGGTCTTGCTGTCCAAGGAGAAGCAGCACGCGGAGCTCAAGCAGAAGCTGGGCGTCACTCCTCTCAGCGAGTTCAGGAACAACTTCAGCAGAGGTTGGCACGACATGCAGAGCTCTACGGC ATACAAGAAGACATCAGAGACGCTGTCCACCGCAGGACAGAAAACCTCAGCTGCCTTCAGTAACTTCGGGAGCGCCATCACCAGGAAGTTTGGAGACATGAG ATCCAACTCAATAGG ATACTCTGTCAGGCACTCTGTGAGCATGCCTACCATGAG AAACTCACCCAGCTTCAGATCCTTTGAAGAGAAAGTCGAAAATACAGTTTCCACCATTAAG ACTAAAGTTGGAGGCACTGGGACCGGAGGCAGCTTCGAGGAAGTCCTCTCATCTGCAGCCAACGCCAGCTCTCAGGAGACGCCCACCAACAACCTGACGGACATCTCCGAGAAACCCTGTTAG
- the tpd52l1 gene encoding tumor protein D53 isoform X4 — translation METRQQGLDKFYHSGGEESSRKSSHGEDLVPLVQNGENLTDWGHTTSHLEDQWSHTSGCQSDNWAMSTTWDMQLDSTERGHLTAGFLDSQPLREADEDLASEVSLNNCNMTEEEREEILQELTKLEEEISTLKQVLLSKEKQHAELKQKLGVTPLSEFRNNFSRGWHDMQSSTAYKKTSETLSTAGQKTSAAFSNFGSAITRKFGDMRNSPSFRSFEEKVENTVSTIKTKVGGTGTGGSFEEVLSSAANASSQETPTNNLTDISEKPC, via the exons ATGGAAACCAGACAACAAG GTTTGGATAAGTTTTACCACTCTGGTGGTGAGGAATCCAGTCGGAAGAGCTCACACGGGGAGGACTTGGTCCCGTTGGTCCAAAATGGGGAAAACCTGACAGACTGGGGTCACACCACATCCCATTTGGAGGATCAGTGGTCGCACACATCAGGGTGTCAGTCTGACAACTGGGCCATGTCCACCACTTGGGACATGCAGCTAGACAGCACAG AGAGAGGACACCTCACTGCAG GTTTTCTAGACTCTCAGCCTCTGAGGGAGGCTGATGAGGATTTGGCGTCAGAAGTCAGCCTGAACAACTGCAACATGAccgaggaggagagagaagagatTCTGCAGGAGCTGACTAAA CTGGAAGAAGAGATCAGCACACTGAAGCAGGTCTTGCTGTCCAAGGAGAAGCAGCACGCGGAGCTCAAGCAGAAGCTGGGCGTCACTCCTCTCAGCGAGTTCAGGAACAACTTCAGCAGAGGTTGGCACGACATGCAGAGCTCTACGGC ATACAAGAAGACATCAGAGACGCTGTCCACCGCAGGACAGAAAACCTCAGCTGCCTTCAGTAACTTCGGGAGCGCCATCACCAGGAAGTTTGGAGACATGAG AAACTCACCCAGCTTCAGATCCTTTGAAGAGAAAGTCGAAAATACAGTTTCCACCATTAAG ACTAAAGTTGGAGGCACTGGGACCGGAGGCAGCTTCGAGGAAGTCCTCTCATCTGCAGCCAACGCCAGCTCTCAGGAGACGCCCACCAACAACCTGACGGACATCTCCGAGAAACCCTGTTAG
- the hddc2 gene encoding 5'-deoxynucleotidase HDDC2, producing the protein MAAHSEKSAGMSNMLQFMKLVGQLKRVPRTGWVYNNVKNPESVSDHMYRMAMMSLTITDPTVDRDRCIKLALVHDMAECIVGDIAPSDNISKAEKHRREEEAMKHLSSLLPDGLKQEIYALWEEYESQSSSEARLVKQFDLLEMIVQAHEYEELEGTPGRLQEFFDSTAGRFHHPDVLQLVSSLNEQRGRSAKELKESQTDGPESQY; encoded by the exons ATGGCAGCCCACAGTGAGAAATCAGCCGGCATGAGTAATATGCTGCAATTTATGAAACTTGTCGGACAGCTAAAA AGGGTCCCACGGACTGGCTGGGTGTACAATAATGTGAAGAATCCTGAGAGCGTGTCAGACCACATGTACAGGATGGCGATGATGTCTCTGACCATCACTGACCCCACAGTAGATAGAGACAG GTGCATAAAACTTGCACTTGTCCATGATATGGCAGAGTGCATTGTGGGAGATATTGCACCGTCAGACAACATCAGTAAAGCAGAGAAACACAGGAGAGAGGAG GAAGCAATGAAGCATCTGTCAAGCCTGCTGCCGGACGGTCTCAAACAGGAGATTTATGCTCTGTGGGAG GAATATGAATCCCAGAGCAGTTCAGAGGCCAGGCTGGTGAAACAGTTTGACCTCCTGGAGATGATCGTTCAGGCTCACGAGTACGAAGAGCTGGAGGGAACGCCAGGAAGGCTGCAGGAGTTCTTTGACTCCACCGCAG GTCGCTTCCACCACCCAGATGTCCTCCAGCTGGTCAGCTCCCTAAACGAACAAAGAGGAAGGAGCGCCAAGGAGCTGAAGGAATCACAGACTGACGGCCCAGAATCTCAATACTAA
- the tpd52l1 gene encoding tumor protein D53 isoform X5, with product METRQQGFLDSQPLREADEDLASEVSLNNCNMTEEEREEILQELTKLEEEISTLKQVLLSKEKQHAELKQKLGVTPLSEFRNNFSRGWHDMQSSTAYKKTSETLSTAGQKTSAAFSNFGSAITRKFGDMRNSPSFRSFEEKVENTVSTIKTKVGGTGTGGSFEEVLSSAANASSQETPTNNLTDISEKPC from the exons ATGGAAACCAGACAACAAG GTTTTCTAGACTCTCAGCCTCTGAGGGAGGCTGATGAGGATTTGGCGTCAGAAGTCAGCCTGAACAACTGCAACATGAccgaggaggagagagaagagatTCTGCAGGAGCTGACTAAA CTGGAAGAAGAGATCAGCACACTGAAGCAGGTCTTGCTGTCCAAGGAGAAGCAGCACGCGGAGCTCAAGCAGAAGCTGGGCGTCACTCCTCTCAGCGAGTTCAGGAACAACTTCAGCAGAGGTTGGCACGACATGCAGAGCTCTACGGC ATACAAGAAGACATCAGAGACGCTGTCCACCGCAGGACAGAAAACCTCAGCTGCCTTCAGTAACTTCGGGAGCGCCATCACCAGGAAGTTTGGAGACATGAG AAACTCACCCAGCTTCAGATCCTTTGAAGAGAAAGTCGAAAATACAGTTTCCACCATTAAG ACTAAAGTTGGAGGCACTGGGACCGGAGGCAGCTTCGAGGAAGTCCTCTCATCTGCAGCCAACGCCAGCTCTCAGGAGACGCCCACCAACAACCTGACGGACATCTCCGAGAAACCCTGTTAG